Part of the Vicinamibacterales bacterium genome is shown below.
CGCGCACGATCTCCACGTATTGGCCGAGCACCTGCACGACGTCGAGAACAGGCTCGTGAGCCGCTCGCGGCCCGCGGCCCGCGACGTGCGCCAGCTGATTCGCCGTATCGACGCGGAGTGCCGGCAGCTGCACGCGGCCTTCCTGACGCACCACGCGGACGTGGCGGCCGTCCAGGCGCCGGCGGAGCGCGGAAGGCCGCGCGGCCGCCGGCGGACCGCGGCGTGACCCTCGCAGCGACGGCCTTCGAGCTCTACCTCGTGCGCCACGGCGTGGCCGCCCTCCGCGGTCCAGACTATCCGGACGACGCGGCGCGCCCCCTGACGCCTGAAGGCGCCGAGCGGTTTCGGCTCGTCGTGCAGGGGCTGCGTGCGCTGGGCGTGTCGGTGGACGTCGTCCTCGCGAGTCCCTACGAGCGTGCGCGCGAGACGGCCGAGATCCTCTGCGCCGGGCTCCGCCCGAAGCCGAAGCTCCTCCTGACGCCGGCGCTCGAGCCGGGCCGCAAGCCCGCCGAGGCCTTCGCCGCCATCGAACAGGCGGCCGCCAGCGGCCGCCGGTCGTCGCGCTTCGCGCTCGTCGGTCACGAACCCGACCTCGGGGAACTGGCCGCGCGTCTCCTGGGTGCCAAGGGCGCCGTGGAGTTCAAGAAGGGCGCGGTCTGCCGGATCGACGTGGCGCGGGCGATGCCGACCGGCCCCGGCACGCTGCGCTGGTTCCTGCCGCCCCGCGCGCTGCGAGGTCTGGCCGGGTGACGCGCGCCGTCGTCGTCATCAACCCGATCTCGGGCACGGGACGCGCGCATCCCGGTGGCGCGGCCGAAGTCGAGCTCGCCCGCCGCACGCTGGCCGGTGCGGGCTTCGAGCCGCAGGTGGTCGTCACGCTCGGGCCCGGGCACGCCACCGACGTCGCGCGCGAGGCGGCGTCGCGCGGCGCCGCGCTGGTCGTGTCCTGGGGCGGCGACGGCACGATGAACGAGGTGGCACGCGCGCTGGCCTTCGGGGCGACCGCGCTCGCGCTCGTCCCGGCGGGGTCGGGCAACGGCCTCGGCCGCGATCTCGGGATCCCGCTGGATCCGGCGCGCGCCTTGGCCATCGCGGTGTCGGGACCGCGCCGCCGGATCGACGTGGGCGACGTGAACGGCGAGTACTTCTTCAACGTCGCGGGCGTGGGGCTCGATGCGCGAATCGCCCGGGCCTTCGCCGATCGGTCGGGTCGCCGCGGACGCCTCGGCTACCTCCGCGTCGGCGTCTCGGCGGTGCTCGGGTACCGGGCCCGCCCGTACGACGTGCAGTGGGACGGGGGCGAGGCGTCGTCCCGCGCGCTCTTCATCGCGCTGGCCAACTCCCGCCAGTACGGCAGTCACGGCTGCATCGCGCCGTCGGCCTCGCTCGACGACGGACGGCTCGATCTCGTCATCGTGGGCGAGCAGCCGCTCGCGCGGCTCGTCCGGCGCCTGCCGGCGTTCTTCCTGGGGCGTCTCGGTCCGGCCGCGGACATCCGGATGGAGACGTTCACGGAGGTCGCCATCGCGGGCACTGGGGCCGGTGAAATGCACCTGGACGGCGAGCCCAGGGTCTTCGAGGGGCGTCTTCGGGCCCAGGTGCACCCGCGTGCGCTGGACGTCATCGTCCCGCCACCTCGGCCGTAACCGGTCACCGAATCGTTACGTTGAATTTACAGGCCGGCGCCCGGCGGCCGGGGCACGATCACGAGCAGTGAGCGAGCCGATGAAGACCTTCGAACTGGCCCTTCGCAAGGACGAGCACGTCCGCCGATTCGAGATTCTCGTGGATGCCGAAGGATGGCGCGTGGTGGAGCGCGCCGACAGCACGGTCGTCCGGGAGGCGAGGTTCAGTGACTGGCACCGCGTGGAGCGGGCCCGCCGCGCCTTCGCCGTCGAAATGTCGACGCTCCGGCGTGAAGGCTGGCTGGACGCGCGCTGACGAACGCTACTCGACGAACCGGTAGCCGAGCCCGACGACCGTCTCGATCTGCCGGCCCGCGGCGCCCAGCTTCGCCCGGAGGCGGCCGACGTGGACGTCCACGGACCGGGTCTCGATGAAGTGGTCGTATCCCCAGACACGCTCGAGCAGCCGATCGCGGGACAGCACCCGGTTCCGGTTGTCCACCAGGTAGCGCAGCAACTCGAACTCGCGGCGCGTGAGCTTCACCGGCGCCCCGTCCACCGCCACCGCCACGGCGTCGAAGTCCGCCACCAGGTGGGCCCCGTGATACACGGCGGCCTGCGGCTGCTCCGCGGCGCGGCCGCGGCGCAGGGCCGCGCGCACGCGGGCGGCGAGCTCGCGCACGCTGAACGGCTTGGTGACGTAGTCGTCGGCCCCGGTGTCGAGGCCCGAGATCCGGTCGCTCTCGCTCGTCCGGGCCGTCAGCATGATGATGGGCACCGTCGCCGTGGACGGCCGCTGGCGCAGGATGCGGCACACTTCGATGCCGCTCAGGACCGGGAGGTTCAGGTCCAGCACGACGAGGTCCGGCGGCAGTTCGGCCGCCGACTTCAAGGCGGCGTCGCCGCTGGCGGCGGTCTCGACGTCGATGTCCCCGCCGCGCTCGAGGGTGTGCTTGATGAGGTCGGCGATGTCCTGCTCGTCCTCGACGACGAGCACGCGGCGGCGGTTCGGCCGTGCCGCGGCGACGGCCCGAGCGGGGACGGCCGCGGGCCGGAGGCCGGCGAGGCCTCGAGCGCGCCGGTGGACCGAGGGCCCGCGTCCGGGGAGGGCGGCATCGCGTGGAGACTCATCGCCTCCACGCTAGACCCACGAGATTTCCACCCCGTGACGCGACCGTTAATTCTGGGTTACGCCCCGATGACCGGGATCAGACCACCG
Proteins encoded:
- the sixA gene encoding phosphohistidine phosphatase SixA, with translation MTLAATAFELYLVRHGVAALRGPDYPDDAARPLTPEGAERFRLVVQGLRALGVSVDVVLASPYERARETAEILCAGLRPKPKLLLTPALEPGRKPAEAFAAIEQAAASGRRSSRFALVGHEPDLGELAARLLGAKGAVEFKKGAVCRIDVARAMPTGPGTLRWFLPPRALRGLAG
- a CDS encoding response regulator transcription factor, which produces MLVVEDEQDIADLIKHTLERGGDIDVETAASGDAALKSAAELPPDLVVLDLNLPVLSGIEVCRILRQRPSTATVPIIMLTARTSESDRISGLDTGADDYVTKPFSVRELAARVRAALRRGRAAEQPQAAVYHGAHLVADFDAVAVAVDGAPVKLTRREFELLRYLVDNRNRVLSRDRLLERVWGYDHFIETRSVDVHVGRLRAKLGAAGRQIETVVGLGYRFVE
- a CDS encoding diacylglycerol kinase family lipid kinase, whose product is MTRAVVVINPISGTGRAHPGGAAEVELARRTLAGAGFEPQVVVTLGPGHATDVAREAASRGAALVVSWGGDGTMNEVARALAFGATALALVPAGSGNGLGRDLGIPLDPARALAIAVSGPRRRIDVGDVNGEYFFNVAGVGLDARIARAFADRSGRRGRLGYLRVGVSAVLGYRARPYDVQWDGGEASSRALFIALANSRQYGSHGCIAPSASLDDGRLDLVIVGEQPLARLVRRLPAFFLGRLGPAADIRMETFTEVAIAGTGAGEMHLDGEPRVFEGRLRAQVHPRALDVIVPPPRP